From one Bacillus sp. FJAT-42376 genomic stretch:
- a CDS encoding ABC transporter substrate-binding protein, which translates to MKMKKTRFAAVTALSLSLALAGCSSNQSSGDTDSKEKEGSKGEKVTLTYARGKDVTKGTSEMVKAFEEKYPNIDVEFREMPADTGAQHDAYVTAFNANSTEIDVFDMDVVWPAEFAQADYVLPLDRYIQQDKVDLSEYNEGALAASQFNGKQWALPKFVDAGLLFYRTDLVKEDEVPKTWDDLIKQANAKKGQGGTKFGYVMQAKQYEGLVCNAIEFVAAYGGKFINEKNEVVVNSPETIKGLKKMVEVAKSGFVPENVTTFTEIESDQAFIEGQTAFLRNWPYEFASANDKEKSKVAGKVAIAPLPAGDKGSAATLGGWQAGINKNTEHPKEAWEFLKFMAGEEGQKIDAIHGGHAPTINKLFEDKEVLEANPTFADKNFQEGLMAAVPRPVAANYQEISEIIQINVSKAIAGSMTVEEAVQEMEKEMKAQIK; encoded by the coding sequence ATGAAAATGAAAAAGACGCGTTTTGCAGCTGTTACCGCTCTATCTCTATCTTTAGCGCTGGCCGGTTGTTCTTCTAACCAGTCTTCCGGCGACACAGATTCCAAGGAAAAAGAAGGCAGCAAGGGTGAAAAGGTAACCCTTACATACGCCCGCGGTAAGGATGTAACAAAGGGTACATCTGAAATGGTAAAAGCCTTTGAAGAAAAATACCCGAACATTGATGTTGAATTCCGTGAAATGCCAGCCGATACAGGAGCTCAGCATGATGCGTATGTAACCGCATTCAATGCAAACTCTACTGAAATTGATGTATTCGATATGGACGTTGTATGGCCTGCTGAATTTGCACAGGCAGATTACGTCCTTCCGCTTGACCGCTATATTCAGCAGGACAAGGTAGACTTGAGCGAGTACAACGAGGGGGCACTGGCAGCTTCCCAATTTAACGGAAAGCAATGGGCTCTTCCGAAATTCGTTGATGCCGGCCTTCTATTCTACCGTACGGACTTAGTGAAAGAAGATGAAGTCCCTAAAACGTGGGATGACTTGATCAAACAGGCAAATGCGAAAAAAGGCCAGGGCGGAACGAAATTCGGTTACGTTATGCAGGCAAAGCAATATGAAGGACTTGTGTGCAACGCTATCGAGTTTGTTGCTGCTTATGGCGGTAAATTTATCAATGAGAAGAATGAAGTCGTGGTAAACAGCCCTGAAACCATCAAAGGTCTTAAGAAAATGGTCGAGGTAGCGAAATCCGGATTCGTACCGGAGAATGTTACGACATTCACTGAAATTGAATCAGATCAGGCATTTATTGAAGGACAGACGGCTTTCCTTCGCAACTGGCCTTATGAATTCGCGAGTGCCAATGACAAGGAAAAATCAAAAGTTGCAGGAAAAGTAGCGATTGCTCCGCTTCCTGCCGGAGATAAAGGTTCTGCAGCTACACTTGGAGGCTGGCAGGCTGGAATCAATAAAAATACGGAGCATCCGAAAGAAGCATGGGAATTCCTTAAATTTATGGCAGGTGAAGAAGGACAGAAAATCGATGCGATCCATGGCGGACATGCGCCAACCATCAACAAACTATTTGAAGACAAAGAAGTCCTTGAAGCCAATCCAACATTTGCAGATAAAAACTTCCAGGAAGGTCTGATGGCTGCCGTGCCTCGTCCGGTTGCTGCAAACTATCAGGAAATTTCTGAAATCATTCAAATCAATGTTTCCAAAGCAATCGCCGGCTCTATGACAGTTGAAGAAGCGGTTCAGGAAATGGAAAAAGAAATGAAAGCTCAAATCAAATAA
- a CDS encoding LacI family DNA-binding transcriptional regulator, whose protein sequence is MATITDVANLAGLSRSTVSRVMNNYPYVSEEKKRLVEEAMKKLNYYPNSSAQTLRSQKTDTIAVFIPMLTNPFFSYLLEGIDTVATENGFRLLVCQTRYDRNTERQFFNLVKSKQVDGIILTSIENDSKIVQDYMSYGPVVMCNEYDHASNTPNVRLDQVYGGYIGTRHLIDKGHKKIAFCQGRFRSFISKAREAGYKLAMKEAGLRVTEEYAFRIAADYHDGKEVLRRIAAMKDRPTAIFTGSDQVAAGIVYEARHIGLNIPDDLAVIGFDDQPIAEMTLPQLTTIRQPAHEIGERAMKLMLNLVLSEEHAPAMPKEPLKLEIIERFST, encoded by the coding sequence TTGGCGACTATTACAGATGTTGCAAATCTGGCAGGTTTGTCGCGGTCAACTGTTTCAAGGGTGATGAATAACTATCCCTACGTTTCTGAAGAAAAGAAGAGATTAGTAGAAGAAGCGATGAAGAAGCTCAATTACTATCCTAACTCATCTGCTCAAACACTGAGAAGCCAGAAAACAGATACCATTGCTGTATTTATTCCAATGCTTACGAACCCGTTTTTTTCATACTTGCTGGAGGGAATTGATACAGTCGCTACTGAAAATGGTTTCCGTTTGCTCGTGTGCCAGACCAGGTATGACAGAAACACAGAAAGACAGTTTTTTAACTTAGTAAAATCCAAACAGGTAGATGGAATCATTCTTACTTCTATTGAGAACGACTCGAAGATTGTGCAGGATTATATGTCATACGGGCCTGTCGTGATGTGCAATGAGTATGATCACGCATCAAACACGCCGAATGTCCGCCTCGATCAGGTGTATGGAGGGTACATAGGAACAAGGCACCTGATTGACAAAGGCCACAAAAAAATCGCTTTTTGCCAGGGGCGCTTCCGGAGCTTTATTTCAAAAGCAAGGGAGGCAGGCTATAAACTGGCCATGAAGGAAGCGGGACTGCGGGTAACAGAAGAGTATGCATTCCGGATTGCGGCGGATTATCATGATGGAAAAGAAGTTTTGAGACGGATTGCAGCGATGAAGGACCGTCCCACCGCTATTTTTACAGGCAGCGACCAGGTAGCTGCCGGAATCGTTTATGAAGCAAGGCATATCGGGTTAAACATACCGGACGATCTCGCCGTCATCGGATTTGATGACCAGCCAATCGCTGAAATGACGCTTCCTCAGCTGACAACAATCCGTCAGCCGGCTCATGAGATCGGTGAACGGGCAATGAAACTTATGCTTAACCTTGTTCTCTCTGAAGAGCATGCACCCGCCATGCCCAAGGAGCCTTTGAAACTGGAAATCATAGAACGATTTTCTACTTGA
- a CDS encoding MATE family efflux transporter yields MAQPQPLTAESKPAKELSLFLLTWPIFLEVFLFMLMGIADTFMLSAISDDAVSGVGAANQFLHIAILVLEVIGNGASIVVAQYLGSKRLQEAARISALAVVLNLAAGLVISASFLLFSSQMLQSLNLQGEVLSNAQGYLNIVGGAIFLQAIINSLAAIIRVHGFTKEAMFVSLGMNIVHIAGNYLLIFGKFGFPELGVQGAAISSIVSRFAALIVFFWLLYRIMEVRIRFRDYLNFSKEYAGKILKIGIPSAFEQVMYQACQIVFLFYATFLGSASLAARQYASNLSMFIFLFAIAIGMGTAIMVGRYVGGGHKQTAYSQVWRSLKWASAVTLFMVGVIILLRYPLMEMFTDNREVIELGANVLLLSILLETGRTMNIVLINSLRAAGDAQFPVWMGMISMVGMSVPLGYLLVFQLDMGLAGIWIAIAADEWTRAVIMFFRWKSRKWEKFALVKQSNAV; encoded by the coding sequence ATGGCTCAGCCACAACCATTAACGGCCGAAAGCAAGCCGGCAAAGGAATTAAGTCTGTTCCTCCTCACATGGCCGATTTTCCTGGAAGTCTTTTTATTTATGCTTATGGGCATTGCCGATACGTTTATGCTGAGTGCCATTTCGGATGATGCGGTATCCGGCGTGGGAGCAGCCAATCAGTTCCTGCATATAGCGATTCTTGTTTTAGAAGTAATCGGGAACGGGGCTTCTATTGTTGTAGCACAATATCTCGGATCGAAACGGCTGCAGGAGGCAGCGAGAATATCTGCGCTCGCTGTTGTACTGAACTTGGCTGCCGGTCTTGTGATCAGTGCAAGCTTTTTGCTTTTCAGCAGCCAGATGCTTCAATCTCTAAACCTGCAGGGCGAGGTTCTGTCAAATGCACAAGGTTATCTAAACATTGTGGGCGGTGCGATTTTTCTTCAAGCCATTATAAATTCTCTTGCTGCCATTATTCGCGTTCATGGATTTACGAAAGAGGCGATGTTTGTATCCCTGGGAATGAACATTGTTCATATTGCAGGAAACTATCTGCTGATTTTTGGGAAATTCGGATTTCCTGAGCTTGGCGTTCAGGGTGCGGCTATTTCCTCGATTGTCAGCCGGTTCGCTGCCTTAATCGTCTTTTTCTGGCTCCTGTATCGGATTATGGAGGTACGGATTAGGTTCCGGGACTACTTAAATTTTTCGAAGGAGTACGCAGGGAAAATATTAAAAATCGGCATACCATCTGCTTTCGAGCAAGTGATGTATCAGGCCTGCCAGATTGTTTTCCTTTTTTATGCAACCTTCCTCGGTTCCGCTTCGCTTGCTGCAAGACAATATGCTTCCAATTTATCCATGTTTATTTTTCTCTTTGCCATTGCAATCGGAATGGGAACAGCGATCATGGTCGGGCGCTACGTAGGCGGAGGACATAAGCAAACCGCTTATAGTCAGGTGTGGAGAAGTTTAAAATGGGCGAGTGCCGTCACTCTTTTTATGGTCGGGGTCATTATTTTGCTCCGTTATCCGCTAATGGAAATGTTTACGGATAACCGGGAAGTCATTGAACTCGGCGCAAACGTGCTGCTGCTAAGTATTCTGCTGGAAACGGGAAGAACGATGAACATTGTGTTAATCAATTCACTCAGAGCAGCCGGTGATGCACAATTCCCTGTCTGGATGGGGATGATTTCAATGGTCGGCATGAGTGTGCCGCTCGGCTATCTCTTAGTATTTCAGCTGGATATGGGTCTCGCAGGAATCTGGATAGCCATCGCCGCAGATGAGTGGACACGTGCCGTCATTATGTTTTTCCGCTGGAAGAGCCGGAAATGGGAAAAATTTGCGCTCGTCAAGCAGTCCAATGCAGTCTGA
- a CDS encoding choice-of-anchor I family protein, whose product MKFAKPITAAFMTGALLIPSFTAGAESSHKLNPKIDLSKIAGYSTGATSEEGGVAEIIKYNPDNQKFYLINGKTQTIDIVSLKGLKANGAQELSKEASIDVGKAVNSDSFAYGDITSVDVNAEKKVVVAAVQEKDYAKAGKIVVMDYSGRILKTFDAGVQPDMIKMSKDGSSILTADEGEPRAGLEKGTDPEGSVTVVDFKTGKTKHVKFDDQKVIDQDVHIRNKKGGAAADLEPEYMALSDDGSKAYVTLQENNAIATVDVKKGKILSVKFLGYKDHSVKGNELDAAKDGKIKMENLPILGSYMPDSISQVTIDGTSYLITGNEGDATEWEEFENVKDFKDVKNDISLESSLFKGMSKKEAKEKLEEMKNNPAYDKLEVLTDRGNDAIYTLGGRSFSIWNADTMELVYDSGSEFEKITAERFPENFNGSNDDIELDKRSVKKGPEPEEVKIGKTDGKVYAFIGLERIGGIMTYDLSKPKKAKFANYLNTRSFEEDIAGDVSPEGLDFIPAEASPTNRPLVLAGHEVSGTVSVNQLNGEKKKHKGGTGVKESSVFAGIDKLIKDVFR is encoded by the coding sequence TTGAAATTTGCCAAACCAATTACAGCAGCCTTTATGACAGGAGCCTTGCTCATTCCGTCTTTTACGGCAGGGGCAGAAAGTTCACATAAATTGAACCCGAAAATTGACCTTTCTAAAATTGCAGGATACAGCACAGGAGCAACGAGTGAAGAAGGCGGAGTTGCAGAAATTATCAAATACAATCCGGATAATCAAAAGTTCTACTTAATAAACGGAAAAACCCAAACAATTGATATTGTCAGCCTTAAAGGACTGAAAGCGAATGGCGCGCAGGAGCTTTCCAAGGAAGCGTCCATTGATGTCGGGAAAGCAGTGAACTCGGATTCATTTGCATACGGAGATATCACAAGTGTTGACGTCAATGCAGAGAAAAAGGTTGTAGTGGCAGCCGTACAGGAAAAGGACTATGCCAAAGCGGGCAAAATTGTTGTCATGGATTACAGCGGCAGAATTTTAAAAACGTTCGATGCAGGGGTACAGCCTGACATGATTAAAATGAGCAAGGATGGCTCATCCATTTTGACTGCGGATGAAGGTGAACCAAGAGCAGGTCTTGAAAAAGGAACAGATCCGGAAGGCTCGGTTACGGTTGTGGATTTCAAAACAGGAAAAACGAAACACGTGAAATTCGATGATCAAAAGGTCATTGACCAAGACGTCCACATCCGCAACAAAAAAGGCGGAGCAGCGGCCGACCTTGAACCTGAGTATATGGCTCTTTCCGATGATGGCAGCAAGGCATACGTAACGCTTCAGGAAAACAACGCCATCGCAACGGTTGATGTAAAGAAAGGGAAGATCCTTTCTGTTAAATTCCTTGGGTACAAGGACCATTCAGTAAAAGGAAATGAGCTGGATGCTGCGAAAGACGGGAAAATTAAAATGGAAAACCTCCCGATTCTCGGATCTTATATGCCCGATTCCATATCTCAGGTAACGATTGACGGGACAAGCTATTTGATCACGGGAAATGAAGGCGACGCGACAGAGTGGGAAGAATTCGAAAATGTGAAGGACTTTAAAGACGTGAAGAACGATATCTCTTTAGAAAGCAGCCTGTTCAAGGGGATGTCCAAAAAAGAAGCAAAAGAAAAGCTTGAGGAAATGAAAAACAATCCTGCATATGACAAGCTGGAAGTGCTGACAGACAGAGGGAACGATGCGATTTATACACTAGGCGGCCGTTCATTCTCCATCTGGAATGCTGACACAATGGAGCTTGTGTATGACAGCGGCAGCGAATTTGAAAAAATAACGGCGGAACGGTTCCCTGAAAACTTTAACGGATCGAATGATGACATCGAATTGGACAAACGCAGCGTAAAGAAAGGTCCTGAACCGGAGGAAGTAAAAATCGGCAAAACTGATGGCAAAGTTTATGCATTCATTGGACTTGAGCGTATCGGAGGCATCATGACGTATGATCTTTCAAAACCGAAAAAAGCCAAGTTTGCAAATTACCTGAACACCCGCAGCTTTGAAGAGGATATTGCTGGAGACGTATCACCGGAAGGATTGGATTTCATACCTGCCGAAGCAAGCCCGACGAATCGTCCGCTTGTTCTTGCTGGACACGAAGTGAGCGGAACGGTATCCGTGAATCAATTGAATGGTGAAAAGAAAAAGCATAAAGGCGGCACAGGTGTAAAGGAATCCTCTGTGTTTGCTGGAATTGACAAGCTGATTAAGGATGTATTCAGATAA
- a CDS encoding C40 family peptidase, with product MKRLLLMIFTVILSVSFFQIPVNASEGETAYVNVSAATLWTEPDILREVDLPSALYPVDMRKWTSSMTLADKLQLSDDGMLETQALYGNKVTILERKGDWVKVAVKGQSTPRNELGYPGWMPAKQLTYSRAFAYHEDKPFVLVTKPTAYLKGKQKLEISYNTRLPFLKETKKAYRVMTPDGKKAWISKDDASAYSSEKDMPKPTGADLVNTGKMFLGLPYLWAGMSGFGFDCSGFTFTLHQAHGISIPRDSSVQARSGIPVKAEELQPGDLMFYAYDQGKGKVHHVSMYAGNGMMIHSPNSERTVEIIPVTTKGYAEEFAGARRYINQAL from the coding sequence ATGAAACGTCTCTTATTGATGATTTTCACTGTCATTCTCTCAGTCTCGTTCTTTCAGATTCCTGTAAACGCCTCGGAGGGGGAAACGGCGTATGTCAATGTATCGGCTGCTACCCTTTGGACGGAGCCGGACATATTGAGAGAGGTGGATCTGCCATCCGCTCTTTATCCTGTTGATATGAGGAAGTGGACCAGTTCCATGACGCTTGCCGACAAACTCCAGCTTTCTGATGACGGAATGCTTGAAACTCAAGCCTTGTATGGGAATAAAGTAACCATTTTAGAGAGAAAAGGAGATTGGGTGAAGGTGGCTGTTAAAGGTCAGTCTACACCAAGAAATGAACTTGGCTATCCCGGATGGATGCCGGCTAAACAGCTGACTTACAGCCGTGCGTTTGCATATCACGAGGATAAGCCGTTCGTGCTTGTCACAAAACCGACTGCTTATTTAAAAGGAAAGCAAAAGCTTGAAATCAGCTATAATACACGGCTTCCCTTTTTAAAAGAGACAAAAAAGGCTTACAGGGTGATGACTCCTGATGGGAAAAAAGCATGGATCAGCAAGGACGATGCGTCCGCCTATTCTTCCGAGAAAGATATGCCCAAGCCAACGGGTGCGGACCTCGTTAACACGGGAAAAATGTTTTTAGGGCTTCCTTATTTATGGGCTGGCATGAGCGGTTTTGGATTTGACTGCTCCGGATTTACGTTTACTCTGCATCAGGCGCATGGAATTTCCATCCCCCGCGATTCTTCCGTTCAGGCACGGTCGGGAATTCCGGTGAAAGCAGAGGAGCTGCAGCCTGGGGATTTAATGTTTTACGCATATGATCAAGGAAAAGGTAAAGTACATCATGTGTCCATGTATGCAGGAAACGGGATGATGATTCACTCTCCGAACTCCGAGAGAACAGTGGAAATCATCCCGGTTACGACAAAAGGGTATGCTGAGGAATTTGCCGGTGCCAGAAGATATATAAATCAGGCTCTGTGA
- a CDS encoding dipeptide epimerase, protein MYVQNITVTKRRIPLLAPFKTALRTVTEIESVDVVIMLDTGVTGRGSAAPTYVITGESAESIEAALKGPIKDALIGISLLNFQEALGRIQAACIGNSSAKAAADIALYDAYSQELDVPLWGLLGGKKQMDTCMTISVDHPEKMALDSKQAADKTFEVLKVKVGNDPELDFKRIEAIRSVIPKETRLRLDANQGWNPKQAVSLIRRMEEMDWGIEFIEQPVKASDWDGLKFVTDRVQVPIMADESLFSARDAVHLTAGKYADMLNIKLMKCGGINEAWKIASLAEVNGIPCMIGSMMESSLSVSAAAHFAAAHPNVHYFDLDAPLWLDERPKGLRYEGRKVELFDSPGLGVQTVSLSQ, encoded by the coding sequence ATGTATGTTCAGAACATAACCGTTACAAAAAGAAGAATACCGCTCCTCGCTCCCTTTAAAACGGCACTCCGGACGGTAACGGAAATTGAAAGTGTGGACGTTGTTATTATGCTGGACACCGGAGTAACCGGCAGAGGATCCGCAGCACCAACGTATGTGATTACAGGGGAGTCTGCTGAAAGTATAGAAGCTGCGTTAAAAGGGCCGATAAAAGATGCATTAATCGGCATCAGTCTGCTGAATTTTCAAGAAGCGCTCGGCAGGATTCAAGCGGCCTGTATCGGAAATTCCAGCGCAAAGGCAGCCGCCGATATTGCTCTGTATGACGCTTATAGCCAGGAGCTGGACGTGCCGCTTTGGGGTCTCCTTGGCGGGAAGAAACAGATGGACACATGTATGACCATCAGTGTCGATCATCCGGAGAAAATGGCCTTGGACTCTAAACAGGCTGCGGATAAAACGTTTGAAGTTCTGAAGGTGAAGGTTGGAAATGACCCGGAGCTGGATTTTAAACGGATAGAAGCAATACGTTCGGTCATTCCAAAAGAAACCCGCCTTCGTCTGGATGCAAACCAGGGGTGGAATCCAAAACAGGCCGTATCCTTGATCAGAAGAATGGAAGAAATGGATTGGGGCATTGAGTTTATCGAGCAGCCGGTAAAAGCGAGTGACTGGGATGGACTTAAATTTGTGACAGACCGTGTCCAGGTGCCTATTATGGCGGATGAAAGTCTCTTTTCTGCGAGGGATGCCGTACATCTCACGGCTGGAAAATATGCAGATATGCTGAATATTAAGCTGATGAAATGCGGCGGAATTAATGAAGCATGGAAGATTGCGAGTCTTGCAGAAGTGAATGGCATACCCTGTATGATTGGAAGTATGATGGAATCCTCTTTATCTGTCAGTGCAGCAGCCCATTTTGCGGCTGCTCATCCAAATGTGCACTACTTTGACCTGGATGCTCCGCTCTGGCTGGACGAGCGGCCGAAAGGGCTCCGGTATGAAGGAAGAAAAGTAGAGCTGTTTGATTCTCCCGGACTTGGAGTACAGACGGTTTCTCTTTCACAATAA
- a CDS encoding DUF819 family protein: MIQDGFMYVSVLTAFAALMVGFERKFKHLKFFKFIPGIVLIYIGAALMQTFGLFAANDSTGAAYDHLRGALLPAMLFLMLLKCDIRSVIRLGPRMLGGFFAAVLSIAAGFVLVYVLLQSFYVEDTWKAFGALAGSWTGGSANMVALQGILEVPENIFGYALMMDTINYAVWVMLMFWLVPFAGKFNKWTKADAGFLQKGLEETAAASEEGEKSVKFEHMLYLLGIGLLVSSLSTFAGNNLPVVGDVINATSWTIMIASVAGLLFALTPASKIPGALDLSNVMLYIIIAMIASHSDFSNIAQAPIYLLSGFAIMAVHLAVMILLGKLFRYDLFTLGVASLANIGGMASAPMLAAAYSRALIPVGVIMALMGSFLGTYFGMIIAKVLSVL, from the coding sequence AATTGTTTTGATTTATATAGGTGCTGCGCTAATGCAGACATTTGGTCTGTTCGCTGCTAATGACTCCACTGGCGCTGCTTATGATCATCTGCGCGGTGCACTCTTGCCCGCTATGCTGTTCCTCATGTTATTAAAATGTGATATTCGGAGTGTCATCCGGCTTGGCCCACGTATGCTGGGAGGATTCTTTGCTGCGGTGCTGAGTATTGCAGCAGGCTTCGTTCTCGTATATGTTCTTTTGCAGTCATTTTATGTTGAAGATACTTGGAAGGCATTCGGAGCCCTTGCAGGCAGCTGGACAGGCGGATCTGCCAATATGGTGGCCCTTCAGGGGATTTTGGAAGTTCCGGAAAATATTTTCGGCTACGCCTTAATGATGGACACAATCAACTATGCGGTCTGGGTCATGCTCATGTTCTGGCTTGTCCCTTTCGCCGGCAAATTCAATAAATGGACAAAAGCAGATGCCGGTTTCCTTCAAAAGGGGCTGGAAGAAACGGCTGCCGCCTCAGAAGAAGGAGAAAAATCCGTTAAGTTTGAGCACATGCTCTATCTATTGGGAATCGGACTTCTCGTTTCATCGCTATCAACCTTCGCAGGCAATAACCTTCCTGTGGTAGGAGATGTCATCAATGCTACAAGCTGGACGATTATGATCGCTTCTGTTGCAGGCTTGCTGTTTGCCTTAACCCCTGCATCCAAAATTCCTGGAGCTCTTGACCTTTCCAACGTCATGCTTTACATCATCATCGCTATGATTGCTTCACACTCTGACTTTTCAAATATTGCTCAGGCACCAATCTATCTCCTATCCGGATTTGCAATTATGGCCGTCCATCTCGCTGTTATGATCTTGCTTGGAAAACTGTTTCGCTATGACCTGTTCACCCTTGGAGTCGCAAGTCTTGCAAACATCGGAGGAATGGCATCTGCCCCTATGCTGGCAGCAGCCTATAGCCGTGCGCTTATTCCAGTCGGTGTCATTATGGCCTTGATGGGTTCATTTTTAGGTACTTATTTCGGGATGATCATCGCAAAAGTTTTATCGGTATTGTAA